GCGATAAATGGCACCTGGATGAATGTGTAATATCTATCAAAAGTGAGCATCACATTCTTTGGCGAGCAGTTGATCAGGATGGTTTTGTTTTGGATGTTCTGGTCCAGAAACGCCGTAATACCAAGGCCGCCAAGCGCTTCATGCGCAAGCTTCTCTCTGCACAGGGCTGTGCACCCCGGATCATGGTCACCGATAAACTACGATCATATGGCGCTGCCAAACGAACGATGGGACTTAGCGTTTGCGATCATCGCCAGCATAAGGGTTTGAACAATCGGGCAGAGAATTCGCATCAGCCGATCCGACGACGAGAGCGGGTTATGAAGCGCTTTAAATCGGCGCGACATGTGCAAAATTTCACGTCGATACATGATCCGATCTACAACCTAAATTATTTCCCCCGAAACCAATTCAATGCCGCCGATCATCGTGAGTTACGACAAGCCGCCACTGACATGTGGCGCGAAATCACGTGCCTGAAATCCGCATGACAGATGCGCCAAAGAATACGTTACGTCTGCACTCTCGTTAAAGTAACAGTGCCCGGCGACGTCCTATCTGCTGAAGCCTTTGTCGGACCAACTGGCGCGTGCGATGACGGAAGACTGAGCCGTAAGTCAGAAAAGTAGCTGCTTCAGACAGTTGAGTTTTTAGTTGGCCGGTCTTTGGTTCAAATCCTTTCACATCATGGACCACGCTGCCTGCGCTACGGGCGGACCGAGCCGGCCGACAAGTTACAGTGCGGGCATATGGATCGCGAGGCCCTGTCGTAGTTTCGGTTCACGCGGCTTTCGCCTAAGCCGAATGCTTGGAGAACGAGCGTAGACTGGATCCTCTTTGCTCGAGCTCCAATGTTGCAACGATAGCTCGTCGGACTGAGAAATTATGCCGCAGATTCCTCGTTGCTGTCGCTGCCTATAACGGAGAGCCACACAGGCGCGGTACGTGAGTGCATATCGAACGGCAGAACGTGAAGGCGAAGATCCCGGGAAAATTCGAATGGTCCCGGGACTTCGGGAAACTCATCGGTCCCCGGATACATCAAGAACATGTCCCCCGATCCCCCCAAGTATTTCTGGCCATACGCGAAGAGCTGGTAGAAATCCGCCTGCGCCAGTCCAAATTTTTCGCTTCGGTCGGGGTTTAACCGTTTCCATTTCGCATCGATGATCCATCTCCGCGCCTCGTCATGCACCAGCATGTCGGGTTTCA
The Brucella anthropi ATCC 49188 genome window above contains:
- a CDS encoding IS6 family transposase, which produces MTEPRSSLYRRHRYPSEIIAEAVWLYFRFPLSFRMVEDMLAYRGIFVTYKTVYEWAEKFARAYASNIRRRTPRLGDKWHLDECVISIKSEHHILWRAVDQDGFVLDVLVQKRRNTKAAKRFMRKLLSAQGCAPRIMVTDKLRSYGAAKRTMGLSVCDHRQHKGLNNRAENSHQPIRRRERVMKRFKSARHVQNFTSIHDPIYNLNYFPRNQFNAADHRELRQAATDMWREITCLKSA